From a region of the Sebastes umbrosus isolate fSebUmb1 chromosome 10, fSebUmb1.pri, whole genome shotgun sequence genome:
- the mrpl2 gene encoding 39S ribosomal protein L2, mitochondrial, protein MMAVSCLTRALRSLTLSQHALLSSQAVAQTKLRSQVSSTVEQCRGFLTTASLEQNRTFWKQREKYTIKPIGMKKTGGRDHSGKIRTHGIGGGHKQKYRWVDFQRLRYEPTKEAQPFEEKVVEVRYDPCRSADIALLAGGNRKRWIIATENMQTGDIIKTSGVIGRMAVSANEGDAYPLGALPVGTLVNNLEIQPGKGSEYIRAAGTTGVLLRKVNGTAIIQLPSKQQVQVLETCMVTVGRVSNIDHNKRIIGKAGRNRWLGIRPSSGLWQRKGGWAGRKIKPLPKMKIYVNLPSISAT, encoded by the exons ATGATGGCGGTGTCGTGTCTAACTCGAGCCCTGCGCTCCCTGACTCTCTCCCAGCatgctctgctctcctctcag GCGGTTGCACAGACCAAGCTGAGATCTCAGGTGTCCAGTACAGTCGAGCAGTGCAGAGGCTTCCTCACCACGGCCTCTCTGGAGCAGAACAGGACGTTTTGGAAGCAGAGGGAGAAATACACCATCAAGCCTATAGGAATGAAGAAGACAGGAGGCAGAGATCACTCAG GAAAGATCCGGACACATGGCATCGGCGGTGGCCACAAACAGAAATACAGATGGGTAGACTTCCAGCGGCTACGCTACGAGCCAACCAAAGAGGCCCAGCCCTTTGAAGAGAAGGTCGTTGAAGTGCGATACGACCCATGCAG GTCTGCTGACATCGCCTTGTTGGCCGGAGGCAACCGCAAAAGATGGATTATTGCTACAGAGAACATGCAGACTGGAGACATTATTAAAACATCTGGAGTTATCGGACGCATGGCAG TCTCAGCCAATGAGGGCGATGCCTACCCACTGGGAGCTCTTCCTGTGGGGACGCTGGTGAACAACCTGGAGATCCAACCAGGGAAGGGATCAGAGTACATTCGTGCTGCAG GAACGACTGGCGTTTTGCTCCGTAAAGTCAACGGAACGGCAATCATTCAGCTTCCTTCAAAGCAGCAGGTTCAG gtactgGAGACCTGCATGGTGACGGTTGGACGCGTGTCCAACATCGACCACAATAAACGGATCATTGGCAAAGCCGGTCGCAACCGCTGGCTCGGCATCCGCCCTTCGAGCGGCTTGTGGCAGAGAAAGGGAGGCTGGGCCGGACGCAAGATTAAACCGCTGCCTAAGATGAAGATCTACGTCAACCTTCCCTCCATCTCCGCTACGTAA